The DNA window cattgttaaagaaaaacaaaagcaACATATACCCCAttgttagagaaaaaaataaagaaaacaagtAACTTAATTGATTTTGGCCTATGCAGGTCTTGAACCTGCGACCTTCGCATTATTAGCACGACGCTCTAACTAACTTAGCTAATAGACCCCACAAAGCTAATAGGCCTTACTGTTAGAGAAAAAAACAAGTAATCCATGCCCTATTgttagagaaaaaagaaaataagtaaCCCATGCCCGATTGTTagggaaaaaaaagaaaaaaaaaacaagtaaccCATGCCCCATTGTtagagaagaaaagaaagaaaacaattaaCTCATTTCCTCTTGGCCTATGCAAGTCACAAACTTGAGACCTTCGCATTATTAACACGacgctctaaccaactgagttaatagacatcattgttaaagaaaaacaaaagcaACATATGCCCCATTgttggagaaaaaaataaagaaaacaagtAACTTATTTCATTTTGGCCTATGCAGGTTTCGGACCTGCGACCTTCGAGTTATTAGCACGACGCTCTAACTAACTTAGCTAATAGACCCCACTAAGCTAATAATCCTTACTGTTAGAGAAAAAACAAGTAACTCATGCCCTATTgttagagaaaaaaagaaaataagtagCCCATGACCCATtgttagagaaaaaaaagaaaaaaaaaaacaagtaaccCATGCCCTATTgttagagaaaaaaagaaaataagtaaCCCATGCCCCATTgttagagaaaaaaagaaaaaaaaaacaagtaactCATGCCCCATTGttagagaaaaaagaaagaaaacaattaaCTCATTTCCTCTTGGCCTATGCAAGTCACAAACTTGAGACCTTCGCATTATTAACACGacgctctaaccaactgagttaatagacatcattgttaaagaaaaacaaaagcaACATATGCCCCAttgttagagaaaaaaataaagagaacaAGTAACTTATTTCATTTTGGCCTATGCAGGTCTCGAACTTGCGACCTTCGCGTTATTAGCACGacgctctaaccaactgagctaaTAGGCCTATGCAGGCCCCATTGTTAAAGAAATAAACATGTAACACATGCCCCattgttatagaaaaaaataaaatatacaagtAACTTATTTCCTCTTGGTTATGCACGCTTCAAACCTGCGACCTTCACGTTATTAGCACGACGCTCTATCCAACTGAGCTAATAGACCCCACTGAGCTAATAGGCCCTACTGTTAGAGAAAAAAACATGTAACCCATACCCCAttgttagagaaaaaaaaacaagtaaccTATGCCACGttgttagagaaaaaaaaagtaacgcgagagaaaaaaaagaaagaaaacaattaaCTCATTTCCTCTTAGCCTATGCAGGTCACAAACTTGAGACATTCGCATTATTAACACGACACACTAACCAACTCAGTTAATAGACATCATtgttaaagaaaaacaaaagcaACCCATGCCCCATTGTTAGgggaaaaaataaagaaaacaactAACTCATTATTAACACGACACactaaccaactaagttaatagacatcattgttaaagaaaaacaaaagcaACCCATGCCCCATTgttagagataaaaaataaagaaaccaaCTTATTTCATTTTGGCCTATGCAGGTCTCAAACCTGCGACCTTCGCGTTATTAGCACGacgctctaaccaactgagctaaTAGGCCTAtacattatttttctatatcattttattattatctataatttttaaaagtgaaaGAAGATTGGAGATTGTATGTTTCATGAAGTAAGTTAACCATTATTTCACAATCAAAACAAACAACCTTAATTTAATCAATGTGCTATTAAAGATGAGAGGTTTGATACTCACTTTTGTTTTGGTTCACATGAGCTTGACTTTATGTAGGTTAATGTGATTAACAATTCTCTTGATATTAATGAGTGCAACACATTGACAAAGGTAACCTTAGACTACTCCACATAATCCTTCCGTTTTTAATAGGAATTTAGAAATGATGTCGAaactaattaatctaaaaaaagtAGTAATGATAAGTTATATGATGTTACTTTGTACAAAATGATATGTTAGAATttgtttttctctatttttaagAGTGgtgcttattttttttaaagaaatctaAGCATAACATTAGTGTGATGAGTCAGTGCTCTTTGTGATGGTAGGTTTAGTAGTGTCTCCGGTTTGCTATGCTCAAATGGGTTAATTCATGAAATTAGAGTTTTATTCATCAGTACATGATTAGAGTTTCATAATTATTgccttcataatatatatatatttatatatatattttgtatcaaCCATGCCTCATGTGCATTAGAGTAAATTTGACTACTCATAAATTACTTTGATAAgctagataattaattatttctaaatgcAGGCCATAAGTGGAACCAATGAATGACTTTAATCGACCATGCTTGAAATTTGAACACTCCAACATcaaagatttatttaaattaacctaGGAACTAAACGACCACCCACATGCACAATTGACGATTGGTGGTCTGCCAAGTGGACAGTTTTGAGTCCCTTATAATATAAGACATGATTAGGATCATACCCTCTCATTGCTGTTGCAATAATAACATGCACCAAAAACCCACATGAGTGGATTGTTTGATTTAggattatttcaaataataatcttTGCTTGTGACAGGGATTTCACAAGTTCTGCTACCATTTTTGTCCAATTCTGTTTCGGGAATTTTGGATCGACAgtacttttcatattttagacttgatgtttaatattattttaacatttttttcaaattatttcaagGTTTGAATTTGGAACcataataaacaatatatttaaacaaatatttttatttttttgataatagAATTCTGATTTATATAGAGATTCTCCAATGTTAGAGTAGTAAAGAAAACATTCCCATTAAATATACCTAGCTATAATCAATATTATGAAtgttctaaaataataatttaaaaaagactAATTAAAATTCACTTTTTTTGTTTGGGCAAATAAGGGATAGAACTCTTCTCACAATTGGATCCTAAAAGGGGTAAAAGGCACTGCAACATGCTCTGTCACTTAAAAGAGTCAAAATACCTAGACAACTCTATAGTCTCTCGTTTGGTTtgtgtgaattatttaaataattgaactaAACCTAAAGAATTCaacatttaaattatgaattaaatattaaaatattctgtAAAGTATTTGTGTTACTCCATCAAAATAagcaaattatttttaagctaTCCAATCTATCACCAATTAAATATgccttttattattaatacatgtTTTACTATGcaaaaatagattattaaagttatttgaataaatctgtagaatatatttaatttttaaatttaaaattattataaataaaacaagggTTTGTTTGGATtgtagattatttgaaaaaataaatttaccataaaacaatttattgatattaaaactttttaaaaatacaaaagttaCAAAGTTTTACGAGAGTGTGAAGTGAAGTGGAGTGGAGTGAAGCAGGTTTGAAGAAAGACCATCTTTGATAGTAACACACTCACTTACACATGAACGCGAATTCTCTTGAATGAATATAATTGGTCGTGGAGTATTGCATATTATAAATTTACACAAGCTTCTTCGTTCAAGTCACAATAAATTTCATTTCGTTTGTTTGATGTccatttgattttaatttaatgtttttttatgtgGTTGTAATGcgtttcttttaaaaaaaaaattaataaaatgacattatatcgttttttcaaaaataaacttCTTAAAAATGAAAGTCATATATAAGAGACTAGACAACTATTTCcaatttaaatatgttaaagtTAAAGTCCGAGTAAGATGACTATGTGggttccaaaataaataaaagaataaaataaaatttgatcaaatataaaatacatttatgaTAATTGAATTTAATGCAAATCAAACAAGCCCATAGAGATAGAGAGGGTGAGAATTTATTGCATTTGGATTTAAACAGTTCCAAAAAAAGAGTAAAACAGAGGAGAAGGAGGTGAGCCTCATCAAATTCAttaccatcatcatcatcttcgaTCAGTCCCTGTCGTTCAAGGATCCAAATCCCAAGTTTCCATAACCTCCCTCAGCCACCAAACAACAACAGCAACATCATGGGTAAGACTAAAGAAATCAAGGGTTTCCAGATTACGGTTGCCGACCAAGGTGAGTCGGCGGAGGCGGCAGCCAGTAAGCCGCAAGAACAAAAGTTAGCACCAAAGAGAAGCACCAACAAGGACCGACACACCAAGGTCGAAGGTAGAGGTAGAAGGATAAGGATGCCCGCCCTCTGTGCAGCCAGAATATTCCAGTTAACCCGAGAACTGGGTCACAAATCCGACGGGGAGACCATCCAGTGGCTCCTCCGTCAATCGGAGCCATCTATTATCGCCGCCACCGGAACAGGAACGATTCCAGCTTCATCCTTAGCTGTCGCCGGTGCTGTTTCAAATCAAGAGATCTCAACTTCAATCGCAAATCAGAAAATGGACGAGATTTTATGGCCGATAGTGGGCGATTGGGGCAGGAAGAACCATTTTACCACAGGTGGGTTATGGCCTAGTACTGAATATGGGTTTcaatcatcatcttcttcttcctcagaAGCAGTAGTAGCAAATATAGAAAATGAGAGTGGGAATAATTATTTGCAGAAAATTGGGTTTTCTGGATTTGATTTGCCAATGAATTATTTCAACTCAATTATGTGTGGAGTTAGCAACGTCcatcagcagcagcagcagcagttACCAGCTGGTTTGAAGCTTGGCCTCTCACAAGATGATGATCATATGGAAGCTCTGAATCATCATCCTCAGTCGAACTTAAATCAGATTTACCAGCAAATGGGTGGTCAGTCCAGAATATTAcatccatcatcatcatctcctGAAGATGATTCTCAAGGATGAGAAACAATAATAATGTTGAATTAGGAGAAAGTAGGGTATATTACAGATAATCATGTCTTTATCCATAGAATGATgcattttttgttgttgtaacATTATTATGAAGTTTGAGAATCTTTTTGCTTGATTTTGAAGGAACACttgttttaaacaaatttagaCTTAGTTTATTGTACACTTGTTTTTAACGTGCTTCTTAATTATTAGTTTGttatttgactaattattagtTAGTGTATTAGTTGAGTAATTATATTTTGAGCTAAGTCTATAGCCTTTACTAATAACATTATCTGTTTTTTAGTATTCTTTTACCAGTTATTTACAATTGGTGAGAGGAAAAAAAGTCGAACCCTAAAATTCGACTGTGAGAGATCGCGAGTGTGAGGCAGCGAAAGTTGAACATTAAATTCGACTGTGGAAGAGTAGATTGCAAAGTGGGAAATATCAAGCCATAACCTTGAAGTATAAAAGTAACAGAAGATCAAGGCGAGAACCATCTGTTGTGTTGATCACTAGAGTGAACTTATGGAAAATATGTTGAGGTCTAAAGGGCTTTGGGATCTAATTGAGAGAGGGTTTGAAGAATCAATGGATGGAAAAATTCTAACCGAGTTCAACAGATTCAACTTCTATCTAGCCATCAATAGAACTATATATATTCGAGCAGATTCTTAATGGTAAAAACTTCTACAATTGTGTGGAACTTTTTGAAAAGTAAATATGGCTGTATTGAAAAGGTGAAAAGTTGCATGCTAAACACTTTAATAAGGGAATTTGAAGTGTTAGAGATGAAAAATGGTGAAACCATCAAAGACTATTTCGCTATAGTGACAGATGTGGCAAATCAAATGAGAACCAATTGGACACCACCATAGTAgagaaattttttaaatcttaaccGAGATGTTCACTATGCTGTGGTATCTATAAGAAAACAAAGGATGCTAGGTTGATGTCTATAGATGAACTTCAAAACTCACTTTATGTACATGAGCAAAAGTTCAAAAGGACTGAGAAAAAAGAAGATCAAGTTCTCAAAGTATTTAGTACTCCATAAGTTAGAGGGAGAGGAAGAGCAATGAAAAGAGGAAGAGTAATtgataatcaaaatttgaatgtTATAAATGTTACAAAATGGGACACTATGCTTATGAATTTCCTATTTAAGAAAGTAAGATAAACTATGTAGAAGGGCTTTTGATGACTGCAAAAATGAGTCATAACAGATTATTCAAGGTGAATGTAGTGAAGTTATCTGATAAGAAAAAAAGCTTTTGTTGATCAGTATTTTCAAACCTCTACTGATGAAGAATCACAATTGTGGTATTGTAGGTTGGTACATATCAACTACAAAAGCCTTTAAACTATGCAATTAAAGAAGTTGATGGATAGGTTaccaataataaatattccAGATGATGAGTGTCAAAAGTATTTGATTGGCAAATAGACCAGACAGAGGCAGTCCAAACGTAGAAAGTTGAGAGTTTCAAAAAGGGTTTACTCATTAATTCGGTTCTATGTGGTACAATCACACTAGTAGCTTCTATTGGAAAAAAAAGGTACGTtctgacttttatagatgattttaGTAGAAATTTTGGTTGTATTTTTTACGTGAAAAGTCTGAAGTAAttggatattttaaaaactttaaactGTTTGTTGAGAAAGAAAGTTGAGAGTCTCTAGTTTGTCTTGGTATAGATAAAGGAGGGGGGAGTTTACCTCACAAAAGTTCGATGTCTTTTGTAATGAAAATGGAATAAAGAGACAATTGACTACAACTCACATGGGAAAAAGAGTTAGGAGAGCCGTCATTTGGCACAAAGACTATCATATGGGAAACgaaataatttaagaataaGAAGAATTAAGTGATATAGCTCTATATGCCACTGTTGATCCGATTTATTTTGAGCAGGCTTCTTAAATGAAACCTGGAAGGAGGCCATAAAAcatgaaatatttaaatttttaaaacaattcaaaccCTGTGGAAACCTTAAACCCTGTGGAAAATCACAGTGCGATCTGTGCAAATTGTGTTCTCTGTGCGCATTGTGGTCCGCCTCTTTGGTTGGTGTTCGTCGTGCCATTATGTGTTCTTCGTGTCGTTGTGTGTTCGTCGTATTGTCGTGCCACTGTGTGTTCATCGTGCACCTATGTGTTCGTCGTGTGGTTGGGTGTTCGTCGTGCACCTATGTGTTCGTCGTGTCACGTGTTTATCGTTCCGCTGTGTGTTCGTCGTTCTTCTTCGGAAATACAGAACCTCCGCAAATTCAGAACCTACTCGTCAGATTTTATATGTTGCTGCAGTATTGCTGGAAAACTGTAATTCTGTTACTGCAGATTTGCTAGAAGTAAAAGGAAATTTTTAAGATTTACAATAGATAGagagaaagaaacaaaaataagacaaaaaaaagtaaaagactTTAGAGAAATTGATACAAGCAAGAAAACGATGCTTAAAACAGAACAAAAACAGAGTTTTGTGAAGGTTGAAACATAGTAGAAACAGAGTTCTTAGAAGGTTGAAATAGAACAGAAAGAAACAGAGAAAATTCACAGAATCAAACTTAAAAGATATAAAATGTTTAGGCAGAAGTCAACAATGATGGAAAATGGAGGGTTTGATATAATGAAATGGCTAATCTTTACAGATGAAACAATCAAATtacaaaattgttttttaagcGAAGAAGTGAGAAATCGTTCTTAGCAAGGAAAAAACCCAAAAGTCTATAGTCAactcaaaaatgaaaaatatgataagATAGTTAGTTGGTCCATAGAAATAATGCAAGAGTTAATGAAATGCTTAaaccaagacctacactatcagAAGTAACTCCAATTGAAAAGTAAATGAAGTCCGGAAGAAAAACACTAAACAAAAAACTAAAACTCAAGTACAATACAAAGACAAAATTTACTTGGGGAATTTTAAACCAAAGGTTGAAATTCTCAAATctcgttttaagtttaaattaccCTCGgaagttgaagaaaaatgcATTAAAGAGTGGAAATATAtagttgttgggaactacataggaaagaatTATGTGTCTTTACCGGTCACTAAGGATGCCTTACTAAAACAATTGAGCACATTAGATTGGAAAAAATATCTgtaaatatcaataatttttattttctaaagttTAAGTAGAGAACAAATCTAGAGAATATTCTGAAGTTGGGGCATActtatgttgggtcaaactgCATGAAACTGAAAAGATGGTCTAAATGATGAATCTACTTAGCAAACCGAAAGAAACATCttaaatttggttcaaactaatAAACATTTCGGCTCATATGTACAATGAAGCACTAGTCAATTTGCTAGTCTTCTAGAAAAAGCATTGTATATGGACTCAATCACGGAGGAAAGTGAATACATCATATGTGTTAGGATAAGTATTGAAGTGAATCCTAGAAGTACTCTATCAACAGTCATTGACAGTTATTGATAAAAGGTACGTAAGTCCACAGTCatgaatatttaatatgattGAATGATAAACAGATGTGTTCTATAATACTTTTGAACATAACAGTAATAAATGTGCAAAAGTAATTGAAAAATAGCATAAAAGTCTGAAAGTTCAGGAGTAGAAGAAAAGTCTGAAAGTTCAGAAGCGGAATGAGAAAGCCCAAGAAAATGAAACTGAAGAATCGGAAATTAGAAGGCATGTAGATGAAACTAAAGATGGAGAAGTAGATGATGAAAATGTTAAAGATTCAAATgaatgagaagatgaagaatttgaaaagaagaagatgaattttaggatgaaaatgaaagaagaattagaagaagaaaaaagtgAAGAATCAAGGGAGGAAAACAATGGAAAATTAGAAGATGAAAGTGATAGGAAAATAATAGAGGAAAGTGAAGAGTAGACTATAAAGTAGATTGAAACAACTCAGGCAAGATTGAAGCCAAGGAATGCGCAGGTAAATGTGAAGTTTCTGAAATACTTatacaaacttttttttatcaaataagtgTCGGTTCAACTAAAGAAAAACTAACTCAAGTGATTGATGTAAACACAACTCACAAACAGACATCATCATATACAACAGTTCAATCACCAATAGTAAAGTATATATAGCCAAACAAGTGAGGATGCGAAGTGAATATAATCATTAGGATTCGAAAAATGCAAATTGGGTTTTGAGGAATGCAGATTGAGATTATAAATCAGAGTAAGAGTAGTCAAAGAGGAAGTCCAATCACAAtagaatcataattttaaaattgtaggtcttgtataattttgttgtttgttaatgtaatctttgtttgttttcAATCAGATATTATAGGGTCAGATATTATAGGGTCGTTGTTTGTCATCCTTTAATTAAAGTTAGGGactgtctagctttgattttgacaattttttccACTTTTGAACTTTTAAATGAAATTGCGCTAagttgttttccaaaaaaaacacGAAATATTTACCCTAGAAAATAATGAAATCTGAAATTTAATGGAGTTACCTAAGGAGCTAAAATGAGAgtcaatttgattttataaaacaaaactcAATGAAAATGGAGTGTTGATAAACATAAAGTTAGGTTAGTTATCAAAGGTGCATACgagaatataatattaatgataatgAAGTATATCTGTATGCACCAGTTTGAGATGAATACAATTAGAATTAGAAGGTAACTGTAGTGGCTGCTCAAAAGAAATAAACCTATTTTAGATTAATGTAAAATGTGCATTTTTTCATGATAAGTTGAATGAAGGTGTGTTTGTTGAACATTCTAGAGgcttttgtaaaaaaaataagaagaaagtAAGGTCTATAAACTTGAGAAGGCAAaattgacgaaatgaccctcaAAACCCTCAAAAGAGGGGTAAATGAGCGGGTGACCAacgtataattttaaatgcgttggtgaccatttcatatttttttttacgaaattGTCAttgtcgcgagacgcaaccgaatgtcatgtgaaaagtccacaatcgcAAGACGCAACCCCGGTTGCGAGAAGGAACTGGCAATCGCGAgacacaaattatttttttacaaataaaaaaaattgcgattgtggacttttcacatgtCATCCGATTGCGTCTCACAACGggacaatttcgtcaaaaaagtATGAAGAGGTTACGATGCGCTAGTCACTGGTTCATTTTAGTCACTTTGTAGGGTCATTCGTCAAATTTTTCCTTGAGAAAGCCTTGTATGGATTGAAACATGTTCCtagggatatatatatatatataattatattgataattaattcCTTAAACAGTCGAATATCCAATGGAGCCTATGTACATTGTTAGTTAGTTATAAATCtgaaagtaaaattttaattgttagCTTGTACATAGACAACTTGATTCTTACCGGTAACAATGAAATGAAAGAatgattaaacaattttaaaaaattataaagactAAATTTGAGATAGGTGATCTCGGTCTCATTAAATTCTTTTTGGGAGTTAGAAGTAAAACAGAAAAAAGAATGATTCTTTATCACTGAGAGAAAGTATGCAATTGAAgtgttttggtttggtttgattgattgtAATCCAGAATCCTATAGattgaaagttttgaaaaactGAGAAATACTATGGAATTGTTGAAGATAAACTAGATAAAATACAGTCTAGTTTAAGGCAGAATTTTGTtggatttaattatgttttaaataaatttagattgAGTCTTAGTTTTAGTTTAATGTCCACATTTTTGCATGTTAGTGGTATTAGATGATTAGTGGGTAGTTATATTTTGAGCCTTTTAaactaagaaaattatttaaatctatagcctttactaataatattatcatttttagcAATCTTTTACCCAATAAATAACGGTTTGTTGGTTTTCTTCTCCTCAATATGATACACAAATAGTAGTGATAGAAGATCACTGATTTAATTTCTAGCATTAATAAGATAGATAGAGAATTAAGTTAACAACATGAGATTGAGTACAAATGGGACATATTTTAACTaacttgtttttcttttattcctGCCATGTTCTTTAAAGACTTGTGAACATGAACTtcatattatcaataaaataacaTTGGGACATACATTTGTTTCTACATCTCATTCAGTCACACTTTTAGATCATTAGATGTTTCATATTTCCAGATtcctataaatttaaaagttgtCTTAGGACAAATTAGGCAAAATAAAGAAGAAGGGTGATTGAGGTTTAgggaatttgaatttcaaaatggCACTACTTGTTAATAAGGGCTGCActaagaattttttattataacagTGTAGTGTAGACTCCAAGCACAAGGGTAAAAGAATATAACCTTGTGTCAAAATTATTATACTGTAATATTGGGTTAATGCTCTAGAAAATAATTTGCATACTTCATcccaaaaacaataaaattcatccctatcatttatatttttttaaataaattaaatataaatactcATATTTATCCCCTCGTCTAGCCTaacgataaaaaaaatatgaatatctCAGCCTCTTTGTAGTTCCTGGGTTTGAGTCCGTCAGACGAAAAATTCCGCTCACTAGGTTATTTGGTTAAATGGTTTGTGAGCTAAGTGTTTAACCCGAAAGAGATGCGGAACCCAGTGTAAAAAAACACATATTTGTAACCTTTCAAAAGTTTtgaaatttatcatatatatatatatatatatatatatatatatatatatatatatatatatatatatatatatatatatatatatatatatatatatatatatatatatatatatatatatatatatataaacaagattTAACTAAGAATTTAAACatagataatataataaatgagtttatgttttaaaattgaatttatttgaatattataatatttggtctccttttgatatatatatatatatatatatatatatatatatatatatatatatatatatatatatatatatatatatatatatatatatatatatatatatatatatatatatatatatatatcaaaaggagaccaaatattataatattcaaataaattcaattttaaaacataaactcatttattatattatctatGTTTAAATTCTTAGTTAAATCTTGTTTATATATAGTGTCAAGTAAAAGGCaagaaaattatcatttattttgttgCGAAGTTACGTCTTCATATTTTTCATTGCTAAAAATAGTCGTCAATAGTAACgatagaaacaaatattatcaaatcaaGATGAATCAATATAATCAACTTAACTTAAATTGATCAAACCATTTCTTATTAAGCCCACAATTTTCACTTCCAAATTTTGTACCC is part of the Impatiens glandulifera chromosome 1, dImpGla2.1, whole genome shotgun sequence genome and encodes:
- the LOC124921789 gene encoding transcription factor TCP20-like, which translates into the protein MGKTKEIKGFQITVADQGESAEAAASKPQEQKLAPKRSTNKDRHTKVEGRGRRIRMPALCAARIFQLTRELGHKSDGETIQWLLRQSEPSIIAATGTGTIPASSLAVAGAVSNQEISTSIANQKMDEILWPIVGDWGRKNHFTTGGLWPSTEYGFQSSSSSSSEAVVANIENESGNNYLQKIGFSGFDLPMNYFNSIMCGVSNVHQQQQQQLPAGLKLGLSQDDDHMEALNHHPQSNLNQIYQQMGGQSRILHPSSSSPEDDSQG